The Dehalococcoidales bacterium genome includes a region encoding these proteins:
- a CDS encoding methylated-DNA--[protein]-cysteine S-methyltransferase, with translation MSGQLAYTVFETDIGWMTVLGSPQGLMRVTLPRRSESEAVRQLGNTVEHATRSDEQFTDLVERFKSYFCGGRPSFPDPIDFSGATPFQRAVWEAARQIPYGETRSYGDIAEHIGRHGAARAVGQAMGRNPVAIIIPCHRVVASGGMLGGFGGGEDLKRYLLDMEVSDATA, from the coding sequence ATGAGTGGTCAACTGGCATACACCGTTTTTGAGACCGATATCGGCTGGATGACGGTACTGGGTTCACCTCAGGGTCTGATGCGAGTGACACTGCCGCGCCGTTCCGAATCGGAAGCAGTCCGGCAGCTCGGTAATACCGTGGAGCATGCCACGCGGTCCGACGAACAGTTCACCGACCTGGTGGAGCGTTTCAAGAGCTATTTCTGTGGCGGCAGACCTTCCTTCCCCGACCCGATTGACTTCTCCGGTGCCACCCCCTTCCAGCGTGCCGTATGGGAAGCCGCCAGGCAGATACCCTACGGAGAAACCAGGAGCTACGGCGACATCGCGGAGCATATCGGGCGACACGGAGCAGCCCGGGCGGTAGGGCAGGCTATGGGCCGAAACCCCGTAGCAATCATCATACCCTGCCACCGCGTGGTTGCCAGCGGCGGTATGCTGGGCGGCTTCGGTGGCGGTGAGGACCTGAAGCGGTACCTCCTCGACATGGAGGTATCGGACGCCACCGCCTGA
- a CDS encoding alpha/beta hydrolase has protein sequence MRVSMGTKIRNLRTYGNRPFNIAVVHGGPGAPGEMAPVARELALDWGVLEPLQTATSLEGQVQELHTVLKESADLPVTLIGWSWGAWLSFILAAQYPSSVRKLILVGSGAYEDRYAANIMSARLSRLNKQERAEVLSLLEILDDPAVGNRNTAMARFGTLIHKADSYDPLPYDGEVLDIQSDIYQNVWKQASELRSSGGLLALGKKVQCPVVAIHGDYDPHLAEGVEDPLSHVLGDFRFILLENCGHHPWYERAARDRFYDILRSEVR, from the coding sequence ATGAGAGTCAGCATGGGTACGAAGATAAGAAACCTTAGAACATATGGCAACAGGCCTTTCAACATAGCTGTCGTTCACGGTGGTCCAGGCGCACCAGGAGAAATGGCACCAGTTGCTCGTGAACTCGCTCTTGATTGGGGGGTTCTGGAACCCCTTCAAACAGCAACGTCCCTTGAAGGGCAGGTACAGGAGCTACACACGGTACTCAAAGAGAGCGCAGACCTTCCTGTCACATTGATAGGCTGGTCATGGGGTGCATGGCTCAGCTTCATTCTTGCTGCACAGTACCCTTCATCCGTAAGAAAACTCATCCTCGTAGGGAGTGGCGCCTACGAAGATAGATATGCCGCCAATATTATGTCAGCAAGACTGAGTCGACTCAATAAACAGGAGAGAGCAGAAGTCCTTTCTCTGCTGGAAATCCTGGATGACCCTGCTGTTGGGAACAGGAATACGGCCATGGCCCGATTTGGGACGCTAATCCACAAAGCCGACTCATATGACCCTTTGCCGTACGACGGCGAAGTGCTGGATATCCAGTCCGACATCTATCAAAATGTGTGGAAGCAGGCCAGTGAGCTAAGAAGCAGTGGGGGGCTATTGGCGCTTGGCAAGAAAGTCCAATGTCCGGTAGTTGCGATTCATGGTGACTATGACCCCCATCTTGCCGAAGGAGTCGAAGACCCACTTTCTCACGTCCTGGGAGACTTTCGCTTCATACTGCTGGAGAACTGCGGTCACCACCCCTGGTACGAAAGAGCGGCAAGAGACAGATTCTACGATATCCTCAGAAGTGAAGTCCGGTAG
- the radC gene encoding DNA repair protein RadC translates to MTVDRERVEKSPGKAAAGHRKRLREKFIESGLAGFHDYEIVELLLSLGTPRHDCKPQAKEAIKKFKTLRGVLSASLQELQQIEGIGPHSAFGIKLVQEVARKFLREGIIDQPVYKSSREVFDYLYHAMRDLKKEVFKVIYLNTQHQIIETDDLFQGTLNSSFVPPREVVESALGKNAAAVIFAHNHPSGNSEPSQSDKQLTRDLVYAGSIMQVRVLDHIIIGDNRYFSFASEGLIEEYEADFLGLKMRGTAEAKRRRYRAKSSPEPRLALDESQHGYEDKKP, encoded by the coding sequence ATGACGGTCGACAGGGAGAGAGTGGAGAAGTCTCCAGGCAAGGCAGCCGCCGGACACAGGAAAAGGCTGCGGGAGAAGTTTATTGAGAGTGGTCTGGCGGGCTTTCACGATTATGAAATCGTTGAGTTGCTTCTGAGTCTGGGTACGCCGCGTCATGACTGCAAGCCACAGGCCAAAGAAGCCATTAAAAAGTTCAAGACCCTGCGTGGGGTGCTATCGGCCTCTCTGCAGGAACTACAGCAGATTGAGGGTATCGGCCCGCATTCCGCTTTCGGCATCAAGCTCGTCCAGGAGGTAGCCAGGAAGTTTCTCAGGGAAGGCATCATCGACCAGCCTGTCTACAAGTCTTCCAGGGAGGTTTTCGATTACCTTTACCACGCAATGCGGGACCTGAAGAAAGAGGTCTTCAAGGTCATCTACCTGAATACCCAGCACCAGATTATCGAGACCGACGACCTTTTTCAGGGAACGCTGAACAGTAGCTTTGTCCCGCCGCGAGAAGTAGTGGAAAGTGCACTGGGGAAGAACGCTGCGGCGGTTATCTTCGCGCACAATCATCCTTCGGGCAACTCCGAACCCAGCCAGAGCGACAAACAGCTAACCAGGGACCTGGTCTACGCCGGAAGCATCATGCAGGTCCGGGTGCTGGACCACATAATAATCGGGGACAACCGGTACTTCAGTTTTGCCAGCGAGGGGCTGATTGAAGAGTACGAGGCGGACTTCCTTGGCCTGAAAATGAGGGGCACTGCCGAGGCGAAGCGAAGGCGGTACCGGGCTAAGAGCAGTCCCGAGCCCCGGCTGGCTCTTGATGAGAGTCAGCATGGGTACGAAGATAAGAAACCTTAG
- a CDS encoding DNA polymerase III subunit alpha — protein MFTHLHVHSEYSLLDGMCRIDQLMSRTKELGMDSLALTDHGVMYGAIEFYQAAREAGIKPIIGCEVYVAQDSRHGRTIGDKNYYHLVLLARDEVGYHNLIQLTSKAHLEGFYYKPRVDREILQKHHQGLIALSACLGGEIPQLVMQGQIEEAKQAALWYKETFGDYYLEIQRHPMPELEHVNPVLIRMGEELGIPLVATSDVHYVNREDAVSHDLLMCIGTNSSINDEKRKKIAGDFLYLKSPEEMAELFKDIPQAIENTERIAEKCNLELEFGRLHLPEIDLPDGKSADEYLAELCHIGLPQYYPDASEEVRQRLDYELDVIHRTEFANYFLVVWDIISFTRKQGIHFGVRGSAAASLVLHCLGITEIEPLAYGLVFERFLNLERREMPDVDLDFQDDRRDEVISYVTQKYGPDHVAQIITFGTLGARAALRDVGRALGMTYSDVDRVARLVPFGPGMTLTRALDENNELREMCQEDPIIRNLVNSARKVEGIARHASTHAAGVVISREPLTGHVPLQRASKGNGNGESTSMTQFSMDDIARIGLLKVDFLGLANLTILGKAEEILQGRGVDIDLHSIPMDDARTFEVLAAGETAGVFQLEGSGMRRYIKDLKPTTFSDIAAMVALYRPGPMEQIPRFIKAKHGEEAIRYPDPTMTSILEETYGVIVYQEQVLFIVQAFAGYSLGQADTFRKAMGKKIPEVMKKERRSFMAGAKKKGFSTELAAEVFALIEPFAGYAFNKAHAVSYALIAYQTAYLKANYPVEYITAFLSTHFGQPEKVSGGVGECRRLGIEVLPPDVNRSQSNFSIERTDEGLSAIRFGLTATKNVGSGAVESILEERDKSGPFKSIEELCRRCDLRNVNKRVMESLIKVGAMDCLGSRGALLNNVDRVLALAQREQRLRDTGQTTMFGLWGETMPTPLTDLELETFEISRKEKAAWEKELMGVSFSEPPFSPTAKRAGAETTFCGQITPELEGQAVDVAGRIATVRYLTTRENRAFASAVLADFSGQVEVMVWPKVYASTTELWQEDNELVVWGRVRVRDDHVQINCDRVIPYQPESAPTDEETAPQPAEPAAVIDKTPPAESAEAVTPDEEATGGVKIARQSRVVVILNQTSDQEEDIARLHSIVSALKEFPGRDEVSLRVTNNGNAVNLRLPNIHADYCPELRQRLVALVGEDRLVLEPGQSA, from the coding sequence ATGTTCACTCATCTGCATGTTCACAGCGAGTATAGCCTTCTCGATGGCATGTGCCGTATCGACCAGCTTATGTCTCGCACTAAAGAGCTGGGAATGGACAGCCTGGCCTTGACTGACCACGGGGTCATGTACGGCGCAATCGAGTTCTACCAGGCAGCCAGGGAAGCCGGCATAAAACCCATCATCGGGTGTGAGGTCTATGTTGCCCAGGACAGCCGGCACGGTCGTACCATTGGCGACAAGAACTACTATCACCTTGTCCTGCTTGCCAGGGATGAGGTCGGATACCACAACCTTATCCAGCTCACCAGCAAGGCACATCTCGAGGGTTTCTACTATAAGCCGCGGGTGGACAGGGAAATCTTGCAGAAGCACCATCAGGGCCTGATTGCCCTCTCCGCCTGTCTTGGCGGGGAGATACCGCAACTGGTCATGCAGGGACAGATTGAGGAAGCGAAGCAGGCCGCTCTCTGGTATAAGGAGACCTTTGGTGACTACTACCTGGAGATACAGCGGCACCCCATGCCTGAGCTGGAGCACGTGAACCCGGTGCTCATCAGGATGGGTGAGGAACTGGGTATACCCCTGGTGGCAACCAGCGATGTGCACTATGTGAACCGTGAGGATGCCGTGTCCCATGACCTGCTGATGTGTATCGGCACCAATAGCTCCATAAACGACGAGAAGCGGAAGAAAATAGCCGGGGATTTCCTTTACCTGAAGAGCCCGGAGGAGATGGCCGAACTCTTCAAGGATATTCCCCAGGCCATAGAAAACACCGAACGCATCGCCGAGAAGTGCAATCTGGAACTGGAATTCGGACGGCTTCACCTTCCGGAGATTGACTTACCAGACGGCAAGAGTGCCGATGAGTACCTGGCCGAGCTCTGCCACATAGGACTACCGCAATACTATCCCGACGCCTCGGAAGAAGTCAGGCAGCGGCTTGACTATGAACTGGACGTCATCCACCGCACCGAGTTCGCCAATTACTTCCTGGTTGTCTGGGACATCATATCCTTCACCCGAAAGCAGGGTATCCACTTCGGAGTGCGGGGCAGTGCCGCCGCCAGTCTGGTGCTCCACTGCCTGGGAATCACCGAGATTGAACCCCTGGCCTACGGGCTGGTCTTCGAGCGTTTTCTCAACCTGGAGCGCCGCGAGATGCCGGACGTGGACCTGGACTTCCAGGATGACCGCCGCGATGAAGTCATCTCCTACGTGACGCAGAAATACGGGCCGGACCATGTTGCCCAGATTATAACCTTCGGTACCCTGGGCGCGAGGGCTGCCCTCCGTGATGTCGGCCGTGCGCTGGGAATGACCTACAGCGATGTCGACCGGGTAGCCAGACTTGTCCCCTTTGGACCGGGGATGACGCTGACGAGGGCTCTGGATGAGAACAACGAGCTCCGTGAAATGTGCCAGGAAGACCCCATCATCCGCAATCTGGTCAACTCGGCAAGAAAGGTGGAGGGTATCGCCCGTCACGCCAGCACCCATGCCGCTGGTGTGGTCATTTCCCGGGAACCGCTCACCGGGCATGTTCCCCTGCAGAGAGCCAGCAAAGGCAACGGCAACGGTGAATCGACTTCCATGACCCAGTTCTCCATGGACGATATTGCGCGTATCGGCCTCCTCAAGGTAGACTTCCTCGGCCTGGCTAACCTGACAATACTGGGCAAGGCAGAGGAAATCCTCCAGGGTCGGGGGGTTGACATAGACCTGCACAGCATCCCGATGGATGACGCCAGGACCTTCGAGGTGCTGGCCGCGGGAGAAACAGCAGGCGTATTCCAACTGGAAGGTAGCGGCATGCGGCGCTACATCAAGGACCTTAAACCGACCACCTTCAGCGACATCGCGGCGATGGTTGCCCTCTACCGTCCCGGACCAATGGAGCAGATTCCCCGGTTCATCAAGGCCAAGCACGGTGAGGAGGCCATCCGCTATCCCGATCCGACCATGACCAGCATCCTGGAAGAGACCTATGGCGTAATCGTCTACCAGGAACAGGTGCTGTTCATTGTCCAGGCCTTTGCCGGATACAGTCTGGGGCAGGCGGATACCTTCCGAAAGGCGATGGGCAAGAAAATCCCCGAGGTCATGAAAAAGGAGAGGCGCAGCTTCATGGCCGGGGCTAAGAAGAAAGGGTTCTCCACCGAGCTGGCGGCAGAGGTATTCGCCCTCATCGAGCCGTTTGCCGGGTACGCCTTCAATAAGGCCCATGCCGTCAGCTACGCACTCATTGCCTACCAGACCGCCTATCTCAAGGCAAACTACCCGGTAGAGTACATCACTGCCTTTCTATCCACTCACTTCGGTCAGCCGGAGAAGGTATCCGGTGGTGTCGGTGAATGCCGACGACTGGGGATTGAGGTGTTGCCGCCGGACGTAAACCGCAGCCAATCCAATTTCTCGATAGAAAGGACTGACGAGGGGTTATCCGCGATACGGTTCGGGCTGACTGCCACAAAAAATGTTGGGTCTGGTGCTGTCGAGTCTATCCTCGAAGAGCGCGATAAGAGCGGTCCTTTTAAGTCGATTGAGGAGCTTTGCCGCCGTTGTGACCTGCGGAACGTAAATAAGCGGGTCATGGAGAGTCTAATCAAGGTTGGGGCAATGGACTGCCTGGGTAGCCGGGGGGCACTCCTGAACAACGTAGACCGTGTCCTGGCGCTGGCACAGAGGGAGCAACGGCTACGCGATACCGGGCAGACCACCATGTTCGGACTGTGGGGAGAGACGATGCCCACTCCCCTGACCGACCTGGAACTGGAAACATTTGAAATATCCCGCAAGGAGAAGGCTGCCTGGGAGAAGGAACTGATGGGGGTGAGCTTCTCCGAGCCGCCGTTCAGCCCGACTGCTAAACGTGCCGGTGCTGAGACGACGTTCTGCGGTCAGATTACTCCAGAACTGGAAGGGCAGGCTGTAGACGTTGCGGGCAGGATTGCCACGGTACGCTATCTAACTACCCGGGAGAACCGCGCCTTCGCCAGCGCCGTCCTGGCTGATTTCAGCGGCCAGGTCGAGGTAATGGTCTGGCCGAAGGTCTACGCCAGCACGACGGAACTCTGGCAGGAGGACAACGAACTGGTAGTCTGGGGCAGGGTAAGGGTAAGGGACGACCATGTGCAGATAAACTGCGACCGCGTCATTCCCTACCAACCGGAGTCGGCTCCGACAGACGAAGAAACCGCACCGCAACCTGCGGAACCGGCGGCGGTTATTGATAAGACACCTCCGGCCGAATCTGCCGAAGCTGTTACGCCGGACGAGGAAGCGACCGGTGGTGTGAAGATAGCCCGGCAGAGCCGGGTGGTGGTTATACTGAACCAGACCAGTGACCAGGAAGAAGATATTGCACGGTTGCACAGTATAGTATCTGCCCTGAAAGAGTTTCCCGGGCGGGATGAAGTCAGCCTGCGTGTCACCAACAATGGGAACGCCGTCAATCTCAGGCTGCCAAACATACATGCGGACTACTGCCCGGAGCTTCGCCAGCGACTGGTGGCGCTGGTGGGTGAGGACAGGCTGGTCCTGGAGCCCGGTCAAAGTGCTTGA